The genomic interval CGCCGAAAAACACCGGCCAGCCGCTCTCGAGGGCCCAGTTGGCGAGTTCGGATATCCGGCGGGTCTTGCCCACCCCGCTGGCGGCGATGAAAGCGATGAGCTGGCTGCGCTCCACCTCGCCCGCGGCCGCTTTCTCGATTATCTCCATCGCCCGGCTGATAAACTGCCCGCGCCGCATGTCCTCGCTGTTTCTGACCACCTGCCCGTCATAGGTCACCAGCGGCAGGCGGCGCAGGCGGGCGATGAAATCGGCCACGCTCTCGGTCCGGCTGCGCTCGGTCAGGTTGAACAGGGCCACCGGCTGGCTGAAACCCTTGAGCTTCACCTCGCGCTCGGGCCCGCGCGGCTGGATCAGGTGGTCCACCTTGCGGCGGTGGCTCTCGATGGTGAACAGGGTGCCGGGAGCGTGGACGAACCGGTGCTCCTGGTCCTGCAGCAGGGCCTCGTTGACCAGGCGCGCGGCCAGGTTGCAGTCCGGCCCGATGATCGTTTCCTCGTTGTGGATTATGTTGTCTCCGGCCGGGCCCTGGAGCGCCTTGCCCACGCTCAGCCCGCCGCGCAGCTCCACCCGGCCGCCGAACTGGCGGCCCACCTCGCGGTTCAGGTCACGCCAGGCGTTCCAGAGAATTTCAGTGTAATAGCGGTCGCTCTCCTTCTTCTCGGCCGCCATGGTCCCCAGCACCCCCATCAGGTTGAAATCTCCCTTGGGGAAAATGTTGTACTTGTAGAGGATGCCGTAGCGGAGCATCACGCCGTGGATCGTGTCGGCCAGCGGGTCGAGCAGCTCCTCCGGCTTGTCGAGGGCGAAATTGACGAACAGCACACCGCTGTCGCGCACCGCGGAGCAGCTCTCATCCAGCAGCAGGTTCGTGTTGCCGTCGCGGCCCAGGTTGCGCACCACGTGCAGCAGCAGCGAGCGGCTGCCCAGATAGCGCTCGATCTCCAGGAACCGCCCGCCCAGCTCCAGCAGGATATCAGTGGCCGTCATCCCCTCCGTCGCGCTCCAGTCTCCCTCCGCTGCGGTCAGCCCGGCCTCGCAGGCCCGGTCGACCCAGGGGACGAGCTTGTCCATGCCCGCGGGGCAGATCACCACCTTGCGGAAACCCTCCTGCGGTTCCGAAACCGCCAGGTCGTCGGGGGTAAGGCCCAGCCAGCCCTGAGCGAACAGGTCGGCCAGACGGGCATAGCTGACACTGTCCACGGCGAAGCCTTTCACCTCCTCCAGGTCGGGCCGCACCTGATCGTCGTTGCCTCCCAGCTTCTCGGCCTGGGCCACCCGCTTGCCGGTGGCGCCCCAGGTGATACGCGCCCGCACCGCCTCCCCGTAGAACGCGCTGCCGGGCTTGGGGTCGAAGATCACTCCGCCGCTGGCCTTGACCACCAGCTTCTCGATGAAAGCGCGTATCTCTTTCTGGTGCGGCTTACCGGCCAGCTTGCGCCGCAGCTCCTGGCGCACCTGCTCCGTGATCAGGGGCATCGAGGCGCGGATCGCCAGCATCACCTTGAGCGTGGCCACGCCCCGGTCGGCGCTGCCGTCCGAGCCCTGCAGGAGCTCGAAAAGCAGGCCCATCTTGTTCAGGCAGAAACGGTTGAGGATGCTCAGGTTCATGATGTCGCCGGCTTCCTCCTTACCGAAACGGTCGGTGAGGAAAGTCAGCAGCGCGGTGAACCCGCTCACGTCGGCGAAGAAAAAATAGCTCCCGCTGCCGTCCCTGTTGCGAAGGTAGCCCAGGATCGCATCCCCGCCCCGCTCGGTGATCCCGTAATCCTGGTCGCGGGCCGGGATGAACAGGCTGGCGCAACGCTCCACCCGCTCCAGGTAGGTAAGCATGCGCCGCACCTGCTCCGGGTCGGCCGTGTCGAGGCCCTCGCGGCAGAGAGCGGCCCAGCGCGGATGTTCCTGGAGCAGGATGTCCTGGATCATACGCTGGCGGCTGTCAGGGGAATACTGCGGGGCGGGAGGGCTTTTTCTCAGGATCATCGGATGGCCTCGGATACAGTTGAGAGGGCGACAGAGTAGAACGGGAGGGGGACTCTGCGCCCAGACACCCTTAGTATACGAGCGCGGCGCGGGCTTGGCAAGTGCGTAAATCGAAAGCCGGTTTCAGTGTTCAGACAGGAAAATCTCAATATCATGGATGAATTTCAAGATCCCTTGCTCGATCCGCCCGGTCAGAGAATTCAAATCCCTGAAATCGGGAGCCTCGACCAGGACATGCTCCACTATGGAATCGTAGCCCTTGACTGTCGGCACCACGCGGTGCCTGTCCCAGCCGGAATCCTTGAACAGCTGCCAATATTGCGTCTGAACCGGCTTGTTGTATCCGGACAGCCAGGCCTCGAACCTGAACTCCTCGTGATTGAACACTATGGCGATCTTAAGGTTGCGCTGTTTGAGCGCCTCCGGAGAAAAGGCAAAATACGTCATATCCATGTAGCCGAAATAGAGGCCGCCGGACACGTAATATTCCGGATACCTGTCTTTAAGGTGCGTTTTCAGAGCCTGCATGTATTCCATCAGCCCTTTGTACGCTTTCTGGATCGCCCCTTTGCCCAACTGGAGCCTGTATTCGCTCATGCACTCCTGGAACGACGGCATATCCGGCCCCTCCGATAGCGACTGTCAGAATGCAGACTCCGCGGACCGCCCGAAAAAAAGTCCGCCACAGGCACGGTCGGCAACCCCGCTGCGCGTGACGGACATCATTGTTGCGCATTCCCCTGCGCCCGGAGCCCCGCTCGCGTGCGCGGCTACATTTTCTCGGAGAATATTTTCCAGCCCTCTTTGGAGTCCATCAGGTAGAGCAGCTTGAAACCGCTGGCGCTGAACCCGCTGGACTTGTAGCTCTGGATGAACGAGGCCACGGTGTAATCGTGGTAGCGCCACAGGCGCAGGTCCGTGACCTTGACCTCGATTTTCTTGTACTGACGGTTGAGGCGGCCCTTGTAGTCGCGCCAGGCTTTCTTGTTCATGCCTTTCTTGCCGTGGAACCGCTCGTGATAGCAGTCCATGTAGCCGTCCAGGTCCTTGCCGGCCCAGGAGACGCGCCACTTGTCGATCAGCGCGTTCATTTCCTTGCGCTCGCGCTCCATCTCGGCCGGGGGAAGGTTCATCAGGCTGTCGTCGATGATGATCGGGGTGTCGCGCAGGCCGATGAAATGCGACAGCTCGCGGATATCCTCGTTGGTCACCACCACGCAGCCCTCGGTGTCGTAGCTCTGGTTGACCCGGTTGTCGTCATCCACCGCGTGCAGCCAGATGCCGGAGCCGGTCTTGTTGTCCAGCTCGTCGTAATCGTTGGGATAGTCCATGGTGAACGCCATCACGCCGTACTTGTCGGGCAGCTGCCCGTCATCCAGATGGCCGCGGAAGAAGTAAATCCCGTTCGGGGTCTTCTTGTCGCCCTTGCGGGACTTGGGGCCGTTGTTGTTCTTGCCGGTGGTGCAGCGGAACTCCTTGACCAGTTGCGGGCCCTCGGCCGCGGAGCTGTAAAGGGCCAGGGTCTGGGTTTTCTTGTCCACCACCAGGGCGTGGCTCTTTCCGGAGGGACCCATCTGTAGAAGGTAAGCCGGGATTTCACGGGCAAGGGAGGGACAGGCCGCGGTCAGGACGGCGGCGCACAGGCTGAGGATCAATTTGCTCGGTTTCATCATTCTCGGGAGGATAGTTCTCGAATCGGTTTTCAGGTTCATCAAGGTCAGAGTGAGCGATGCATGAAGATAAGAAACCGGGTGCCACCTTGTCAAAACATTTCCTGACTTAATAGTTCATTTCTCGCCAGGCGCCTTGTCTTCACCCGCGGGCTGCCGCTCCAGGGCGCGCATCTCGCGCGGCGTGCAGCGACGGCTCTGGCCCGGGCTCAGGCCGGACAGGCTGAGCGGCCCCAGCTCGGTGCGGCAGAGGTGGATCACCCTGAACCCGACCTCCCCCAGCATACGGCGGACCTGGCGTTTCTCGCCCTGGTGCAGCACGGCCTCCAGCGTGGTGGTCTCGGCGTCGGAGCGGATGATCCGGGCGCTGTCCATGCGCATCGGGGTCCCCTCGATCTCCAGGCCATGCTCCAACTGGCGCAGATGACGGGTCTCCAGCTTGCCGGCCACCTGGACCACGTAGTGCTTGGGCACCTTGAACGAGGGGTGGGTCAGACGGTGGGCCAGCTCGCCCGAGTCGGTGAACAGCACCAACCCCTCGCTGTCCTTGTCCAGACGTCCCACGTAAATCCAGCGGTGCTCCCGCTCCTCGGGCGGCAGAAGGCTGTAGACCGTGTCCTGGTTGTGCGGGTCGGCGGTCGAGGTGACCGTGCCGACTGTCTTGTAGAGGATCAGCCCCTTCGGGCTGGCCTCCGAATTCACGCTGAGCGCACGGCCCTCGCATTCCACCAGGTCGGCGGCAGGGTCCACGCGCACGGCCGGGTCGGTTACGACCTGCCCGTTGATCCGCACCCGGCCCTCGCGCACCAGGCGCTCGGCCCCGCGGCGCGAGCTGAGGCCGCAGTCGGCCAGGAATTTCTGTATCTTCACGCTTTCGTTGTCCACACTCACCTCACATCAGGACCCGTTGCTCCCCATCCGCCGGGGCGGCCTCACCGGCGGGTGCCGGGGCGCTCTTGTCGGCGGCGGGGCCGGAATGTTCCTCCAGCAGCACCTGGAGCTCGCTTTCGCGCGGCAGCTGGTCCAGACCGGCCAGGCCGAAATGCCGCAGGAACTGGGACGTGGTGCCGTAGAGCAGCGGACGGCCCAGCACCTGGGCCCGGCCGGTCACGGTGACCAGCTTTTTCTCGATCAGGGTCTTGATCACTCCGCTGGCGTTGACCCCGCGAATCTTGTCCACCTCGGCCCGGCTGATCGGCTGGCGGTAGGCGATGATGGCCAGGGTCTCCAGGGCCTGGAGGCTCATCTTGCCGGCGGCCACCTGACGGCCCAGGCTGCGGATCTGCTCGGCGAAATCGGGCAGGGTGCGGTGCTGGTAGCCACCCGAGATCATCAGGATGCGGAACGAGCGGCCCTGCATCTCGTAGGCCGAGTTGAGCGCCTCCACCGCGCTGGCCACGGTCTCGGCCGAGATGTCCAGGACCGAGGCGATACGCTCGGCGGCCACCGGCTCGGCCGAGGCGAACACCAACGCCTCGACCACCTGTTCTATCGTGTGCTCAGCCATCAGGTTTCAAGCTCTCCTGTGGAATCCCCGTCCGGTTCGGCCGGGGGAGGGCTGTCCTGCCCGGCAACGCCGTCGCCCTCCGGGGGCGCGAAACCGTTTTGCGGCACGTCCTCCGCCTGGGCGTCTCCCTCGGCCGGGCGTTTCCTGCCGCGCAGCACCCAGAGGTTGCCGAAATTGTCGGCCTGCTCCACCTTGATCTCACCCTGCTTGGCCATCTCGAGCAGGGCCACGATAGTCACCACCAGCAGCATGCGGGTGCCGCCCTCTGGGAACAGGTCGCTCAGCAGGATTCGCTTTTTCGCGGCCAGCAGGCGGCGGATCAGGGTCACGCGCTGGGCGGTGCTGATTTTCTCGCGCACCACCCGGTGCACCGGGGGCGGCGCCGGGGGCTTGCGGTTGAGGAAACGGCTGAACGCCAGCATCAGGTCGTTGATCGTGGCGTCGATCTGCGGCCCCTCGGACTGGTCCGCGCCCTCCTCGGCCGAGAGCAGCTCCAGCTCGTTCAGCCCGCGCTCGCTGCGGCGCTGGCTCAGCTCCTCCAGACGGCGCATGTGCTCGGCGATTTCCTTGAACTGGAGGTACTCGACAATCTTCTCCACCAGCTCGGTGCGCGGGTCCTCGTACTCCTCGTCCTCGCCCACGGGGCGCGGCAGCAGCATGCGGCTCTTGATCTGCAGCAGCGTGGCGGCCAGGAGCAGGAAATCGCCCGCCTGCTCCAGGTCCTGGATTCCCGCCTGCGTGATGTACTGCATGTACTGGTCGGCGATCAGCGCGATCGGGATGTCGTAGATGTCGATCTCGTTCTTGCGGATCAGAAAGACCAGCAAGTCCATCGGACCCTCGAACACATCCAGCCGCACCTGGTAGTCGGCCATTGCCGCCCCTTCGGGAAACGGGCTCCCCGGTTCAGTATTCCATGCCCATGGCGCCGCGGACCATTCGCATGGTCTCGGCGGCGCACTTGGCGGCCTTTGCCGAACCCTCGGCCAGGATACGCTCGACCCGCTGCGGATCGTTGTAGTATTCCGCCCGCCGCGTGCGGATCGGCTCGAGCACCGCCCCGATAGACTTGGCGAGCATCCCCTTGCAGGCCACGCAGCCCAGTTCGCCCGAGCGGCAGCCGGAGGCGATTGAGTCGGTCTCGGCCTTGTTGAACACCTCCTGATAGGCGTAGACCGAGCAGACCTCGGGGCGTCCCGGGTCGCCGCGTCGCACTTTCTGCGGGTCGGTGATCATCTGGCGCACCTTGTTCGCCACGGCCAGGTCGTCATCCGACAGATAGATGCAGTTGTCCAGGCTCTTCGACATCTTGCGGCCGTCCGTGCCCGGCAGGCGCGCGGTCCGGGTCAGCTTGGCCTTGGACTCCGGGAAGACTTCCTTGTACAGGAAATTGAAACGGCGCGCGATCTCGCGGGTCATCTCCACGTGCGCCACCTGGTCCTCGCCCACCGGCACCAGATCGGCGCGGTAGAGCAGGATATCGGCGGCCTGGAGCACCGGGTAGCCCATCAGGCCGAAATTGATCTTGCCGGCCAGGCCCATGTCGTCCACCATCTGCTTGAGCGTGGGATTGCGCTCCACCCACGGCATCGGGGTGATCATCCCCAAAAGCAGGTTCAGCTCGGCGTGCTCTTTCACCTTGCTCTGGATCAGGAACGTGGAGCGCTGGGGGTCGAGGCCCACGGCCAGCCAGTC from bacterium carries:
- a CDS encoding L,D-transpeptidase, whose amino-acid sequence is MKPSKLILSLCAAVLTAACPSLAREIPAYLLQMGPSGKSHALVVDKKTQTLALYSSAAEGPQLVKEFRCTTGKNNNGPKSRKGDKKTPNGIYFFRGHLDDGQLPDKYGVMAFTMDYPNDYDELDNKTGSGIWLHAVDDDNRVNQSYDTEGCVVVTNEDIRELSHFIGLRDTPIIIDDSLMNLPPAEMERERKEMNALIDKWRVSWAGKDLDGYMDCYHERFHGKKGMNKKAWRDYKGRLNRQYKKIEVKVTDLRLWRYHDYTVASFIQSYKSSGFSASGFKLLYLMDSKEGWKIFSEKM
- a CDS encoding rRNA pseudouridine synthase, which produces MDNESVKIQKFLADCGLSSRRGAERLVREGRVRINGQVVTDPAVRVDPAADLVECEGRALSVNSEASPKGLILYKTVGTVTSTADPHNQDTVYSLLPPEEREHRWIYVGRLDKDSEGLVLFTDSGELAHRLTHPSFKVPKHYVVQVAGKLETRHLRQLEHGLEIEGTPMRMDSARIIRSDAETTTLEAVLHQGEKRQVRRMLGEVGFRVIHLCRTELGPLSLSGLSPGQSRRCTPREMRALERQPAGEDKAPGEK
- the scpB gene encoding SMC-Scp complex subunit ScpB — translated: MAEHTIEQVVEALVFASAEPVAAERIASVLDISAETVASAVEALNSAYEMQGRSFRILMISGGYQHRTLPDFAEQIRSLGRQVAAGKMSLQALETLAIIAYRQPISRAEVDKIRGVNASGVIKTLIEKKLVTVTGRAQVLGRPLLYGTTSQFLRHFGLAGLDQLPRESELQVLLEEHSGPAADKSAPAPAGEAAPADGEQRVLM
- a CDS encoding segregation/condensation protein A translates to MADYQVRLDVFEGPMDLLVFLIRKNEIDIYDIPIALIADQYMQYITQAGIQDLEQAGDFLLLAATLLQIKSRMLLPRPVGEDEEYEDPRTELVEKIVEYLQFKEIAEHMRRLEELSQRRSERGLNELELLSAEEGADQSEGPQIDATINDLMLAFSRFLNRKPPAPPPVHRVVREKISTAQRVTLIRRLLAAKKRILLSDLFPEGGTRMLLVVTIVALLEMAKQGEIKVEQADNFGNLWVLRGRKRPAEGDAQAEDVPQNGFAPPEGDGVAGQDSPPPAEPDGDSTGELET
- the trpS gene encoding tryptophan--tRNA ligase, coding for MEAKKKGVILSGMRPTGKLHLGHLVGALENWIELQNSYDCYFLVADWHVLTTGYEKTTAIGNNIFEMVCDWLAVGLDPQRSTFLIQSKVKEHAELNLLLGMITPMPWVERNPTLKQMVDDMGLAGKINFGLMGYPVLQAADILLYRADLVPVGEDQVAHVEMTREIARRFNFLYKEVFPESKAKLTRTARLPGTDGRKMSKSLDNCIYLSDDDLAVANKVRQMITDPQKVRRGDPGRPEVCSVYAYQEVFNKAETDSIASGCRSGELGCVACKGMLAKSIGAVLEPIRTRRAEYYNDPQRVERILAEGSAKAAKCAAETMRMVRGAMGMEY